The Arcobacter roscoffensis genome segment TCTAATTCACAACCTTGTGCATTAACAACTGCATTTGCAACTGTATTTGGACACTTGTCATTTGCATCAATTACACCATCATTATCAGAATCAAGTGGTGCAGGTTCAATTACCTTTTCTACTACAGGAGCAGGTTTAGGAGCTGCAACTTTTCCAAATGGAATTGATAAACCAACATTGTATAATAAAGTGTTATCACCATGATCAGTTTCGATTGCATGTCTTAAGTCAACTTTTACAGCCATATCTTCGTAAAATTTGATTTTAACACCAGCACCGTAGTTACCGAATAGTCCGCTTTCATTACCTGCGAACTCATCATTAAAGTACTCAACACCAGCACCAACTAAAGCATATAGTGTATATGTAGAGTTTAAGTCATACTCTTTAATTAAGTTAGTAAATACTCTTGTTACACCTGTATCTCTATTTGCTACATTTTGGTAGTTAACATCTTCAATAGATCTTAAAAATCCTAATTCAACTTGGTCAAAAATTGAATCTGTTTGATTAAAGCCAATAGCTAATCCTGCATTACCATATGATTTTGGTAAATCTGTATTATGCTCAGCAAAAGCAGTAGAATACATAGGAGTTATTTCGTACTTATACTCAGCAGCATTTGCACTTAACATCATAGATGCACATGCAATTGTAGATAGAATAATTTTTTTCATAGTTTATCCTTATTTGATAATTTTCAATATTATAACTAAAAATTTATTGATTTATTATTAAGCAATAAAAATTGAATTTACTGATTCGTTATTATGGATTCTTCTGATAGTCTCACCTATCATAGTTGAAGCCGATAATACAGTCACTTTTTTAGCATCTTTTTGTGTAGGAATCGTGTCAGAAACAACTAATTCATCTAAAACACCTTTTTCGATTCTATCATAAGCAGGTCCTGAAAGTACACCATGTGTACAACATGCCATAACAGAATTTGCACCTTTTTTCTTTAAAACTTCAGCAGCTTTTACTAAAGTTCCAGCTGTATCAACCATATCATCTACAAGGATAACATCTTTACCTTTTACATCACCTATGATATTCATCACTTCTGATACATTTGCTTTTTCTCTTTTTTTGTCAACTATAACTAAGTCATAATCTAGTTTATCTGCATAAGATCTAGCTCTTGCAACTCCACCAATATCTGGACTTGCAATAATTGGGTTTTTAAAGTTTTTAGATCTAATATAATCTACAAATAAAATTGAACCAAATAAATTGTCAGCAGGGATATTAAAGAAACCTTGGATTTGAGCAGCATGTAAATCAATAGTTACAACTCTATCAATTCCAGCTTTTTCTAATAAATCAGCAGTTAATTTAGCAGTAATAGGAACTCTAGGAGCTGCTTTTCTATCTTGTCTTGCATAACCATAGTATGGAATAACCGCTGATATTGACTTAGCACTTGATCTTTTTAGTGCATCAACCATAATTAGAAGTTCCATTAAATTATCATTAGCAGGAGCACAAGTAGGTTGAATAATAAACACATCTTGACCTCTTACACTTTCTGTAATTTGAACAGAGATCTCTCCATCACTAAATCTGTTTAAAGTAGCACTTGAAACTGGAACACCTAAATATTCCCCAACTTTTGCTGTAAACTCAGGATTAGCTGAACCACTAAAAAGTTTAAATGTTGACATATAATTTTCCTTGAATGATTGTTGTTAGTATTGTGTGATTTTATCTAAAGAGTACTTAATGAAATGTTATATGTTTTAATGAGGTAAAAACAAGATTAGTATAGAGTTTAATCTTATTCTATATTAAGTTATTTTGTAGCTTGTATCCAACCA includes the following:
- a CDS encoding OmpA family protein; its protein translation is MKKIILSTIACASMMLSANAAEYKYEITPMYSTAFAEHNTDLPKSYGNAGLAIGFNQTDSIFDQVELGFLRSIEDVNYQNVANRDTGVTRVFTNLIKEYDLNSTYTLYALVGAGVEYFNDEFAGNESGLFGNYGAGVKIKFYEDMAVKVDLRHAIETDHGDNTLLYNVGLSIPFGKVAAPKPAPVVEKVIEPAPLDSDNDGVIDANDKCPNTVANAVVNAQGCELDDDKDGVVNRLDQCPSTMADAKVDTVGCMTLVDLKINFANDSAKINDQYTSKIVEFANVMKNNTKLKATIEAHTDSVGSKAYNQNLSQRRAASTIKALTELNVEASRLKAIGYGEAKPVATNKTAEGRAENRRVTAVISK
- a CDS encoding ribose-phosphate pyrophosphokinase → MSTFKLFSGSANPEFTAKVGEYLGVPVSSATLNRFSDGEISVQITESVRGQDVFIIQPTCAPANDNLMELLIMVDALKRSSAKSISAVIPYYGYARQDRKAAPRVPITAKLTADLLEKAGIDRVVTIDLHAAQIQGFFNIPADNLFGSILFVDYIRSKNFKNPIIASPDIGGVARARSYADKLDYDLVIVDKKREKANVSEVMNIIGDVKGKDVILVDDMVDTAGTLVKAAEVLKKKGANSVMACCTHGVLSGPAYDRIEKGVLDELVVSDTIPTQKDAKKVTVLSASTMIGETIRRIHNNESVNSIFIA